In Vibrio alfacsensis, the following proteins share a genomic window:
- a CDS encoding flavin reductase family protein, whose protein sequence is MDNLKFSNHDLTTMDKRKRTRLINSIVGFKSANLIGSIDKEGRENLAIVSSVIHLGSHPPLLAFIVRPRKSRRHTLENILNTKHFTINAVGMDFVQKAHQTSARYPKEKSEFEAVGLTAFYEKDFPAPFVMESSLTIGLALKEHIHIESNQTEMLIGEVIVVRIPEPAMMPDGYLDIELLDLVTISGLDSYHVTQRLHRLSYAKTDKTLFPLTREGEPSSWGALKVDID, encoded by the coding sequence ATGGATAACCTTAAATTTTCAAATCACGACCTCACGACAATGGACAAGCGTAAGAGAACTCGTTTGATAAATTCAATCGTTGGATTTAAGAGTGCAAATCTTATCGGCTCTATCGACAAAGAGGGACGCGAGAACCTTGCGATTGTAAGCTCTGTTATTCACCTAGGGTCTCACCCTCCTCTTTTAGCTTTCATTGTTCGTCCACGCAAAAGTAGGCGTCACACTTTGGAGAATATTCTCAATACCAAGCACTTTACTATCAATGCAGTTGGAATGGACTTCGTCCAAAAGGCACATCAAACTTCAGCTCGTTACCCTAAAGAAAAATCGGAGTTCGAAGCAGTTGGACTCACCGCTTTCTATGAAAAGGATTTTCCTGCTCCATTCGTCATGGAAAGCAGTTTGACGATTGGCTTAGCATTAAAAGAACATATTCACATTGAAAGTAACCAGACCGAAATGCTCATTGGCGAGGTCATCGTGGTTCGCATTCCAGAACCTGCTATGATGCCAGATGGATACTTAGATATAGAACTGCTGGATCTAGTGACCATTTCGGGATTAGACAGTTATCACGTAACTCAACGACTGCATCGCTTGAGCTATGCAAAAACAGACAAAACACTGTTTCCGTTAACCCGCGAGGGAGAGCCCTCCTCTTGGGGTGCATTAAAAGTAGACATTGACTAA
- a CDS encoding DUF1501 domain-containing protein — MKSTQENRMNCNRRQFLKSAVAVGASSLFPSVTFAQTSSPNILVWVTLRGAMDGLNAVVPYGDPQYLSLRPNIGLKAEKLNKLDQFYGLHPAMKTCFEWYKHKEFAMVHACATSYRDRSHFDGQKILENGTNNPHHRDGWLNRLLQLDTKSKGLAIDFGLPLIVQGDKAVSSWYPNKLNTRDRQIELLEELFQCDDRLASNFEEALNIEMMSDQNQSGKQFSVLASQAGMFLSSRGGPNIAALELGGWDTHAGQGAETGRLATQLRKLDLGLASLKQSLRNEWSRTVVIAASEFGRTAAENGTKGTDHGTANVMFIAGGAVNGGKVLGEFPGLSKAQLYQGRDLAPVNDMRAVIKSVLTQHMGMQTSALETIFPSSGMEQDFTDLIKRV, encoded by the coding sequence ATGAAGTCTACGCAAGAAAACCGCATGAACTGTAATCGTCGTCAGTTTTTAAAATCCGCTGTGGCGGTTGGGGCAAGTAGCTTATTTCCTAGCGTCACTTTTGCACAAACATCGTCGCCGAATATCTTGGTGTGGGTAACACTACGAGGAGCAATGGATGGGCTAAACGCCGTTGTTCCGTATGGTGACCCACAGTATTTGAGTTTACGTCCTAATATTGGACTTAAAGCAGAAAAACTGAATAAGCTTGATCAGTTTTACGGTTTGCACCCAGCGATGAAGACGTGTTTTGAGTGGTATAAGCACAAAGAGTTCGCCATGGTACATGCTTGTGCGACGTCATATCGTGATAGATCGCATTTTGATGGCCAAAAAATATTGGAAAATGGCACAAATAACCCGCATCACCGTGATGGTTGGCTAAATCGACTACTCCAATTGGATACGAAGTCAAAAGGGTTAGCGATTGATTTTGGATTACCTCTGATTGTTCAAGGTGATAAGGCAGTAAGTAGTTGGTATCCAAACAAATTGAATACTCGAGATCGTCAGATTGAGCTACTAGAAGAGTTGTTTCAATGTGATGATAGGCTTGCGAGTAATTTTGAAGAGGCACTCAATATTGAAATGATGTCTGATCAAAATCAATCAGGTAAACAATTTTCAGTTCTTGCTTCTCAAGCGGGGATGTTTCTTTCTTCAAGAGGTGGCCCTAATATCGCGGCATTGGAGTTGGGAGGATGGGATACCCATGCAGGACAAGGGGCAGAAACGGGGAGACTTGCCACACAGTTGCGTAAACTTGATTTAGGATTAGCCAGCCTGAAACAATCACTGCGCAATGAATGGTCAAGAACGGTCGTTATTGCAGCCAGTGAGTTTGGTCGGACAGCGGCGGAGAATGGCACGAAAGGTACGGACCATGGAACGGCGAACGTCATGTTTATCGCTGGAGGTGCGGTCAATGGTGGCAAAGTGCTTGGGGAGTTCCCTGGCTTGTCAAAAGCGCAGTTATACCAAGGGCGAGACTTGGCGCCAGTTAATGATATGCGCGCAGTTATTAAATCGGTTTTGACACAACATATGGGAATGCAAACAAGCGCTCTTGAAACGATTTTTCCTAGCAGTGGAATGGAACAAGATTTTACGGACTTGATAAAACGAGTGTAA
- a CDS encoding GNAT family N-acetyltransferase, with protein MQQFHIRRLREEDVPLLEKLLVELDTSHYEAEPNHYRSPQDMVKIREERSVFDKYFDGTMIAYIACSNRQVVGFISGIVRDVGSIISPEKRIGFINELVVSESHRNLGIGLSLMDKIESELCSQDIEEIGLTVASFNHEGEDFYHKMGYRVVTKAMIKQVKD; from the coding sequence ATGCAGCAATTTCACATTAGACGACTACGAGAAGAGGATGTTCCTCTATTAGAAAAACTGTTAGTTGAGCTTGATACCTCTCATTATGAAGCGGAGCCAAACCATTACCGTTCTCCGCAGGACATGGTAAAAATCCGCGAAGAACGTAGTGTGTTCGATAAATATTTCGATGGCACAATGATCGCCTATATTGCGTGCTCTAATCGCCAAGTCGTTGGCTTTATCTCTGGTATTGTTCGTGATGTTGGCTCGATCATTTCACCTGAAAAGCGAATCGGCTTTATCAATGAGCTTGTGGTTTCTGAAAGTCATCGCAACTTAGGCATTGGCTTGTCGTTGATGGATAAAATAGAAAGCGAGTTGTGTAGCCAAGATATTGAAGAGATTGGATTGACCGTCGCTTCATTTAATCATGAGGGTGAAGATTTCTATCATAAAATGGGTTATCGAGTCGTCACTAAGGCGATGATAAAGCAAGTGAAAGATTGA
- the gbpA gene encoding N-acetylglucosamine-binding protein GbpA: MKSFPNKSLVALALASISSGVMAHGYVSAYNDGVAASRVALCKFPTSDTNEKNTNCGAIQYEPQSVEGPDGFPETGPRDGKIASAQSALATALDEQTADRWVKRPIQAGAQTFEWTFTANHVTHDWKYYITKPNWNANASLSRDSFDLTPFCVVEGNMLQPPKQVSHECNVPAREGYHVILAVWDVGDTAASFYNVIDVKFNGEGPVVPDWAQGGQIIPTMDLNVGDSVYTRVFDKSGENESYQTELVITDATMGQAKNWSYALANKINQEQSKLKAGQFAQDKFTPVYGTNPVYLKAGSGLERVEVGYNIETTEPEYSLTVDGLETEYTITNEPTTLDLTLTAQGDVSAELTVYNHHREPLASWTGNMVDGENEAVSLTLNKAEAGHHMLVTRIKDKDGNLVDQQTLDFHLAEETVTPPAGDYDFVFPEGLSTYTAGTKVLASDGQVYQCKPFPYSGYCAQWKETATQYQPATGSHWEMAWDKLN; encoded by the coding sequence ATGAAATCATTCCCAAATAAATCTCTAGTAGCTTTGGCTCTAGCAAGCATCAGTTCAGGTGTTATGGCGCATGGTTACGTATCGGCATACAACGATGGCGTGGCTGCCAGTCGTGTAGCGTTGTGTAAATTCCCTACGTCAGACACAAACGAGAAAAACACCAACTGTGGTGCCATCCAATACGAACCACAAAGTGTTGAAGGTCCAGATGGCTTCCCAGAAACCGGCCCACGAGATGGTAAAATTGCGAGCGCGCAATCAGCGTTAGCAACCGCACTAGACGAACAAACTGCGGATCGTTGGGTAAAACGCCCAATCCAAGCTGGCGCTCAAACGTTTGAGTGGACATTCACGGCAAACCACGTCACGCACGATTGGAAATACTACATCACTAAGCCAAATTGGAACGCAAATGCATCACTGTCTCGTGATTCATTCGATCTAACGCCTTTCTGTGTGGTTGAGGGCAATATGCTTCAACCACCTAAACAAGTCAGCCATGAGTGTAACGTCCCTGCACGTGAGGGTTACCACGTTATCCTTGCCGTTTGGGATGTGGGTGATACTGCAGCGTCATTCTACAACGTTATCGACGTAAAATTTAACGGTGAAGGTCCTGTTGTTCCTGACTGGGCTCAAGGTGGCCAAATCATTCCAACAATGGATTTGAATGTTGGTGATTCGGTTTACACTCGCGTGTTTGACAAATCAGGTGAAAACGAATCATACCAAACTGAACTTGTGATCACTGATGCGACAATGGGCCAGGCAAAAAACTGGTCTTACGCGTTAGCAAATAAAATCAACCAAGAACAAAGCAAGCTAAAAGCTGGCCAGTTTGCTCAGGATAAGTTCACACCAGTATATGGCACAAACCCAGTGTACCTAAAGGCCGGTAGCGGTCTAGAGCGTGTGGAGGTTGGTTACAATATCGAAACGACTGAGCCTGAGTACTCACTAACCGTTGATGGTTTAGAAACAGAATATACCATTACCAACGAGCCTACGACGTTAGATCTTACTCTTACTGCACAAGGTGATGTATCCGCTGAGCTGACGGTTTACAACCACCACCGTGAACCTCTAGCAAGCTGGACTGGTAACATGGTAGATGGTGAAAATGAAGCTGTTTCACTCACATTAAATAAAGCAGAAGCTGGTCACCACATGTTAGTGACTCGCATTAAAGACAAAGACGGCAACCTAGTTGATCAGCAAACGCTCGATTTCCACCTGGCTGAAGAAACCGTAACACCACCAGCAGGTGATTACGATTTCGTATTCCCTGAGGGTCTATCCACCTACACTGCTGGTACCAAAGTACTCGCAAGCGATGGTCAAGTTTACCAATGTAAACCTTTCCCATACTCAGGCTACTGTGCGCAATGGAAAGAAACTGCAACACAGTACCAGCCTGCGACGGGGTCTCACTGGGAAATGGCTTGGGATAAGCTTAACTAA
- a CDS encoding DUF1800 domain-containing protein, whose product MQYYPNQNIISEQRFGFGPIYGQQTLPLEKQLSSETYWHESVTKLLSSHDVLLELSAFNETKRKLKQSPKKKREVQQRLGSFFKQQYLRQVEARNLQTLNTPHGFQERLIQFWSNHFAISADTRKVQPIVASVENEVVRKHWNGNFVDMLLAVNQHPAMLMFLDNNLSVGPNSKQGTLRGKGLNENLAREIMELHTLGVDSQYTQQDVIELSKAITGWSVGFRVPRTGFQFNAAAHEPGTITLLGKRYPQKGIDQGRACLHDLALHPDTANHLARKLARHFCGPSGESLIEPLSQTYLKSKGDLLPVYRQLIKSAQSHSAQPLRFRTSQEWLFAVLRSIDMAYLGSNEKRADNVENWILGALRNLGQPPFLSGSPAGWPDNDADYNSPSALTQRWQLSNQIAQRVMKNVKALGVSADELVEKIGEHLYGDALNEHTNLVMQKAPSAEMKLSLLWLSPQFQYR is encoded by the coding sequence ATGCAGTATTACCCAAATCAAAACATTATATCTGAACAGCGGTTTGGTTTTGGGCCGATTTATGGCCAACAGACGTTGCCGTTAGAGAAGCAACTTAGCAGTGAAACATATTGGCATGAATCCGTGACTAAGTTGTTAAGTTCTCATGATGTACTATTGGAACTCAGCGCGTTTAATGAAACTAAGCGAAAGCTTAAGCAGTCTCCTAAGAAGAAACGGGAAGTACAGCAACGACTTGGTTCGTTTTTTAAACAACAGTATTTGCGGCAGGTAGAGGCACGAAATTTACAAACGCTGAATACACCACATGGCTTTCAAGAGCGACTGATTCAGTTTTGGAGTAATCACTTCGCCATCTCCGCTGATACGAGAAAAGTTCAGCCAATAGTGGCAAGTGTAGAGAATGAAGTTGTTCGTAAGCATTGGAATGGCAATTTCGTTGATATGCTTTTAGCCGTCAATCAGCATCCAGCAATGTTGATGTTCCTTGATAATAATTTGTCGGTAGGACCTAACTCAAAGCAAGGTACTTTGCGGGGTAAAGGCTTAAACGAGAACCTTGCCCGAGAGATCATGGAGTTGCACACGCTTGGTGTTGATAGCCAATATACACAACAAGATGTGATTGAACTTTCTAAAGCGATCACAGGGTGGAGTGTCGGGTTTAGAGTGCCAAGAACTGGGTTTCAGTTTAACGCCGCAGCTCATGAACCGGGTACGATTACTTTGCTTGGTAAGCGTTATCCACAAAAGGGGATCGATCAGGGTAGGGCGTGTCTACACGATTTAGCGCTGCACCCAGATACCGCAAACCATTTGGCTAGAAAATTAGCTCGACATTTCTGTGGTCCGTCTGGTGAATCACTTATTGAGCCTTTGAGCCAGACTTACTTAAAGTCGAAAGGCGATTTACTTCCGGTTTATCGTCAACTGATTAAAAGTGCGCAAAGTCACTCGGCACAACCGCTTCGTTTTCGTACTTCTCAAGAGTGGTTATTTGCGGTTTTACGCAGTATAGATATGGCGTATTTAGGATCAAACGAAAAGCGTGCTGATAACGTTGAAAATTGGATATTAGGCGCTTTAAGAAACTTAGGACAACCCCCTTTTTTATCAGGATCTCCTGCTGGGTGGCCTGATAACGATGCGGATTACAACAGTCCATCTGCTCTTACGCAGCGGTGGCAACTATCGAATCAAATAGCTCAACGAGTAATGAAAAATGTGAAAGCTCTAGGTGTTAGCGCCGATGAGCTAGTAGAAAAAATCGGTGAACATTTGTATGGCGATGCGCTAAATGAACATACAAATTTAGTCATGCAAAAAGCACCGAGTGCAGAGATGAAACTATCACTGCTTTGGCTTAGCCCCCAGTTTCAATATCGTTGA
- a CDS encoding fasciclin domain-containing protein, with the protein MLKRMLTMTSVFLATLSLALPVNSHEHGMMKGDIVDVAASNGSFNTLVAAIKAADLVGTLKGEGPFTVFAPTDDAFAKLPKGTVESLLLPENKDKLIAILTYHVVPGKVMAQDVVKLDKATTVNGQDVLITTEDDRVMVNNATVTSVDVKAKNGVIHVIDTVLMPK; encoded by the coding sequence ATGCTAAAACGAATGCTAACGATGACTTCTGTCTTTCTTGCCACCTTATCACTCGCCCTGCCCGTGAACTCACATGAGCACGGCATGATGAAAGGTGACATTGTTGATGTTGCCGCTTCAAATGGGTCTTTTAACACGCTGGTGGCGGCCATTAAAGCAGCCGACCTTGTTGGTACTTTGAAAGGTGAGGGACCATTTACCGTTTTTGCACCTACTGATGACGCGTTTGCTAAGCTTCCAAAGGGTACGGTTGAGTCGCTACTATTACCGGAAAACAAAGACAAGCTTATCGCGATACTCACATATCATGTTGTTCCAGGAAAAGTGATGGCACAGGATGTCGTAAAATTAGACAAAGCAACGACGGTCAACGGTCAAGATGTGTTAATAACAACAGAAGATGACAGAGTCATGGTTAACAATGCGACTGTCACTTCTGTCGATGTGAAAGCCAAAAATGGCGTCATTCATGTGATTGATACTGTTTTAATGCCGAAATAA